GGGTGTGCGCGGCGGGATCGAGGGGTTTTCGACCTTCGAGCTGTCGCTGATCACGTCCGCCTATTTCATTGGCTTTCTCGGCGGCTCGCGTCTGGCGCCGACCTTCATCCAGCGCGTGGGCCATGTGCGAGTCTTCGCCGCGCTTGGGTCAGTGATCTCGGCAGTGCTGATCCTCTATCCGGCGATTGCCGACCCCTGGGCGTGGATGGTGTTGCGGGTGATCTTCGGCTTCGCGATCTCGGGCGTCTACGTGACCGCGGAAAGCTGGCTGAACAATTCCGCCAGCAACGAGACGCGGGGGCAGGCGCTGTCGCTTTACATGATCGTGCAGATGGCGGGCATTGTGGCGGCGCAGGGCCTGTTGAACGTGGCGGATCCGGCGGGCTACATCCTGTTCGTCATCCCGTCCGTGCTGGTGTCCATCGCCTTTGCGCCGATCCTGCTGTCCGTCTCGCCCACCCCGTCGTTCGGGGCCACGCGTCAGATGAGTTTCCGGGCGCTGTTCAAGGTCTCCCCGCTGGCGGTTGTGGGCATGTTGCTTCTGGGCTCGGTCTTCTCGGCGCAGTTCGGCATGTCGGCGGTCTACGGCTCCGAGGCGGGGTTGAGCGTCGCGCAGATCTCGATCTTCGTGTCGTCGATCTTCATCGGCGCGCTGGTGCTGCAATATCCCATCGGCTGGATCTCGGACCGGGTGGACCGTCGGATGTTGATCCTGGTCGTCTCTGCGCTGGCGGCGGGGGCGGCGCTGGTGGCGTTCCTGTTTGACAGCAACTTCACCGTGCTTCTTGCCTGCGCCTTCGTGATCGGGGGGATGACGAACCCGCTCTATGCGCTGCTGATCGCCTACACCAACGACTACCTCGAGCCCGAGGACATGGCCGGGGCCTCCGGCGGGTTGTTGTTCATCAACGGGCTGGGTGCGATCGGCGGCCCGATCATTACCGGTTGGCTGATGACCACGATTGGTCCCAAGGGGTTCTGGCTGATCATCCTCGCGACCATGGCGGCGACGACGCTCTACGCGGCCTACCGCATGACGCAGCGCCCATCGGCCTACAGCGACGAGGAGGATTACGACGCCGTGTCCTACGCCCCGGTTGGCATGGGATCGACCGCGGTCATGGTCGAGGCCGCGCAGGAATATTACGTGGAAACCGCCGAAGAAATGGCCGAGGCGGCCGAAGAGGACACAGATGGCGGGACAAAGTAACCACTTTCCCCGAAAAGCCTTGCGAAGCCGCCGCGCGGTTGTAACACTTTATTAAGACTGCGGGGGCGCGTGTTGTGTTTGGACTGGGGAGTAGGAACCATGTCAACGCCTGAGGAGGTCCTGGCCTATTGGCTCGATGAGCAGGGGCCAGAGGGGTGGTATCAGGGCGGTGAGGCGCTCGATGCCGAGATCCGCGACTTGTTCGAGCCGCTCTGGCACCGCGCGATGGAGGGCAGCCTGTCGCTCTGGATGACCTATCCGTCGGGCGTGCTGGCCTACCTGATCCTGACCGACCAATTCCCGCGCAACATGTTCCGTGACACGCCAAAAGCCTTTGCCTCGGACAAGCTGGCTTTGGCGGTGGCCAAATGCGCCATCGGCAAGGATTGGGACATGACGATCGACCCGCCCGCGCGGCAGTTCTTCTACATGCCGCTGATGCATTCCGAGAGCACGACCGATCAGGACCGCTGCGTGCGGCTGTTCCTGACCCGCATGCCCGAGAGCGAGAGCAATCTGCTCCACGCCAAGGCCCACCGGGAAGTGATCCGCAAATTCGGGCGTTTCCCCTTCCGCAACGCGGCGCTAGAACGGCGTACGACGAAACCCGAGACCGAGTTCATGGAACAAGGTGGCTATGGGGCCACTGTGAAATCGATCCAAGCTGCCGAGTAGGCCACGATGAATAATTTGATGCGGGGGCTGCTGCTGTCCCTGGCCCTTCTGGGCATGTCTGCGAGCGCGCAGGCCAAGCAGGATATTCTTGTCATCGGCGACAGCATGCTGGAGTGGCAAAAGATCTTCAACGCCTCCATCCCGGACGTGCTGGCGCGCGAGACGGAGCGCGCGGTGGACAACCGCGCGGCTTCTGGCGCGAAGTTTTACCTGTCCGGCGCCGGGACCAACCCGCGCAGCGTTATCCCCGCGCAGTACGAGGCGGGCGACTGGAATTGGGTGCTGGTCAATGGAGGCGCGAATGATTTGCTGACCAAATGCGGCTGCCGCAAATGCGACGCGGTGCTGGACCGGCTGATCTCGCGGGATGGCCAGCGTGGCATTGTGCCGGACCTGGTGCGCAAGATCCGCGCCGACGGGCCGCGGGTGATGATGGTGGCCTATTACGAGGGCAACGCACGCCGCAACCTGTTCTCGCGTTGCGCCGCGCCGCTGCGCGAGATGGTGCAGCGCCAGCTGAAGCTCGCCCGCGCCGAGCGGGGCATCGAGATGGTGCGGATAAAATCTGCGATCAACCCGAAGAACCGCTCGCATTTCGCCATCGACGGCATTCACCTGTCGCGCAAGGGGACGAACCGGGTGGGCATTTTGCTGGCCAGAACGCTCGAGATGCTGGAGAAGCGCGGCTCCTGATGTGAGCAAGGCCCATCGATGGGCCTTGGGCCACGGGATTTCCAAATCCCGTGCCATGCGCCTTTGAAGGCGCATCAGAAACGCGCGTCGACGCGCGTTCCCCCAGTCATGCAGCCCGCGCATACGGGGGTGGCAGAATAGCGCGTTGCGCAGCGTCAACCGACAAAGTAGTTTAGCTTTAAACTAATTTTCTGACCTTCCCGGGAGAGACCACATGGCCGCAAAATCCTTCGATATGATCGTCATCGGCGCAGGCCCCGGCGGCTACGTGGCCGCCATCCGCGGCGCGCAGCTGGGCCTGAGCGTGGCGATCGTGGAGCGCGAACATATGGGGGGCATCTGCCTCAACTGGGGCTGCATCCCGACCAAGGCGATGCTGCGCTCCTCCGAGGTGTTCCACCTGATGCACCGCGCCAAGGATTTCGGCCTGAAGGCCACCGGCATCGACTACGATCTGGACGCGGTGGTGAAGCGCTCGCGTGCGGTCGCGGGTCAGCTGTCCGGCGGCATCGGTCACCTGATGAAAAAGAACAAGATCACCACGGTGATGGGCGAAGCGACGCTCACCGGCAAAGGCAAGGTGTCGGTCAAGACCGACAAGGACACCGAAGAGCTGACCTCGAAGAACATCGTGCTGGCCACCGGTGCGCGCGCGCGCGAGTTGCCGGGGCTGGAGGCCGACGGCGATCTGGTCTGGACCTACAAGCACGCGCTTACGCCCAAGCGTATGCCCAAGAAGCTGCTGGTGATCGGCTCCGGCGCGATCGGGATCGAGTTCGCCAGCTTCTACAATACCCTGGGCTGTGACACGACCGTGGTTGAAGTGATGGACCGCATCCTGCCGGTCGAAGACGCCGAAATATCCGCCTTCGCCAAGAAGAGCTTCGAGAAGCAGGGCATGAAGATCATGGAGAAGACCATGGTCAAGCAGCTCGACCGGGGCAAAGGCAAGGTCACCGCGCATATTGAGGCGGGCGGCAAGGTCGAGAAGGTCGAGTTCGACACCGTGATCTCCGCCGTGGGGATCGTCGGCAATGTCGAGAACCTGGGCCTTGAAGAGCAGGGCGTGAAGATCGACCGCACTCATGTCGTTGTGGACGAGTATTGCCGCACCGGGGTCGAGGGGCTTTACGCCATTGGCGACATCGCGGGTGCGCCGTGGCTGGCGCACAAGGCGTCCCATGAAGGCGTCATGGTGGCCGAGCTGATCGTAGGCAAGAACAACGTGCACCCGGTGCGCCCTGAAAGCATCGCAGGCTGCACCTATTGCCACCCGCAGGTGGCCTCCGTCGGGTTCACCGAGGAGAAGGCGAAAGAGGCGGGCTACAAGATCAAGGTCGGACGCTTCCCTTTCATCGGCAACGGCAAGGCCATCGCCCTGGGCGAGCCGGAAGGCATGGTGAAGACCATCTTCGACGAGAAAACCGGCGAGCTGCTGGGCGCTCATATGGTCGGCGCGGAAGTGACCGAAATGATCCAGGGCTACGTCGTGGGCCGCACGCTGGAGACCACCGAGGAAGACCTGATGAACACGGTCTTCCCGCATCCGACCCTGTCGGAAATGATGCATGAAAGCGTGCTCGACGCCTATGACCGGGCCATCCACTTCTAGGCGGCTGTTACCACATTGAGCCGCGCTGTGCGCGCGGCGCGCGATTTTTGATTTGGCGCGTGAGGGAGACCTTGCGCGCCATTTTTTTACCCGCGTGCAATTTGCGCGCGGCGGCGGTTGACGCCCCCGCGCCAGAGGCGCAGGAGTGCGCCATGGACACGCCCGCCCGCACGAACTGGACCCTGGTGATGGCCCTGCTGGTGGCGGGGCTGTTTTCGGCTGCGCAATTCGGCAAGCTGACCCTGACATTGCCTGTGTTGCAGCAGGTCTATGCGGAAGGTGGCGCCTTTGTGCCGGTGCTGATCTCCATCGTCGGCATGGTGGGGATTGCTCTCGGGGCCGTCGCGGGATCGGTGGTCGCGCGCGTGGGTGTGACCCGGGCGCTGATCGGCGCCTTGCTGGCGGGGGCGGCACTGTCGCTGGTGCAGGCGAGCCTGCCGGGCATCTGGGTTTTCGCGGGACTGCGCGTGCTCGAAGGGGTCTCGCATCTGGCCATCGTGGTCGCGGCCCCGACATTGATCGCGTCCGTCTCGTCCGAGGCGGACAGGCCAGTGACCATGGGCATCTGGGCGGCCTTCTTCGGCATCGCCATGGCGATCATCGCCGCCGCCTTGCCCTTCCTGTTGCCGCTGGGCGGCTTGCCCGCGGTTTTCATCGCCCACGGGGTCGGCATGGCTGTGATGGCGGTGATCCTGCTGCCGCTTTTGCCCAAGGGGCTGCAAGTCGAGCCCCGGCCGGTGTCGTATCTCGAAGAACACCGCATCATCTATTCCACCCCGAAGCTGCTGATCCCGGGGGCGGGGTTCGTGTGGTACACGATGCTCTATATTGCGCTGCTGGCGGTGTTGCCGCTGGCGCTCGGGCTGCCTGTTTGGGTGATCACGGCGCTGCCGCTGATCTCGATCGCGGGCACGATAGCGGGGGGCATCATCGCCAAGCGCATGACGCCATCGCGGCTGGTGACCATCGGCTTCGCGCTGACTATCGCGGCGAGTGGCCTCGTCTGGGTCTTCAGCGCGCAACTCTGGCCGCTGTTTGTGCTGTTCAGCGTCATGGCGCTGATCCCCGCGGGCAGCTTCGGGGCGATCCCGTATTTCAACGAAAGCATCACCGACCGTGCGCGGGCCACGGGGGGTATCGCGCAGCTGGGCAATGTCGGCACGACGCTGGGCACGCCGATCTTCGTGCTGGTCTTTGACGGCGCAGGACTGGGCGCGGTGTGCGCGCTGATTGCCGTCTTTTGCGCCATCGGCATCGCTGCAACGCAGACTCTGCGCCTACGGATCAAATAAACCTGTGGATGTTCTATTAATGTTCCGTTAGGAGGGTGGAATGTCCCGGGCGCGGGCTTATCTCTGGCGCAACCATTTGTGGGGATGATCATGGCCGAGCTGAAGAACATCGAAGTGCGTGGCGCGCGCGAGCACAACCTCAAAGGCATCGACGTGGATATCCCCCGCGACCAGCTGGTGGTGATCACCGGGCTGTCGGGCTCCGGCAAGTCCTCGCTGGCGTTCGATACGATCTACGCCGAGGGGCAGCGCCGCTATGTCGAAAGCCTGTCGGCCTATGCGCGCCAGTTCCTCGACATGATGGAAAAGCCCGATGTGGATCATATCGCGGGGCTGAGCCCGGCGATTTCCATCGAGCAGAAGACGACCTCGAAAAACCCGCGCTCCACCGTCGGCACCGTGACCGAGATTTACGACTACATGCGCCTGCTGTTCGCGCGTGTCGGCACGCCCTATTCCCCCGCCACCGGCAAGCCCATCGAGGCGCAGCAGGTCCAAGACATGGTCGACCGGATCATGGCGATGGAGGAGGGCACCCGCGGCTACCTGCTGGCCCCGATCATCCGCGACCGTAAGGGCGAGTACCGCAAGGAATTCATGGAGCTCGCGAAGCAAGGCTTCCAGCGCGTCAAGGTCGACGGCGAGTTCTACGAGCTGGAAAGCCCGCCGACGCTCGACAAGAAGTTCCGCCACGACATTGACGTGGTGGTGGACCGCATCGTCGTGCGCGAGGGGCTGGAGACGCGGCTGGCCGACAGCTTGCGCACTGCACTTGATCTGGCCGACGGCATCGCGATCCTCGAGACCGCACCGAAGGACGCGGAGCCCGAGCGCATCACGTTTTCCGAGAAATTTGCCTGCCCCGTCTCTGGCTTCACCATCTCAGAGATCGAGCCACGGCTGTTTTCCTTCAACGCGCCGTTCGGGGCCTGCCCGGAGTGCGACGGGCTTGGGGTCGAGCTGTTCTTCGACGAACGCCTCGTGGTGCCGGACCAGACGCTCAAGCTCTACGACGGGGCGCTGGCGCCGTGGCGCAAGGGCAAGTCGCCCTACTTTCTGCAAACGATCGAGGCCATTGCCAAGCATTACGAGTTCAACAAGAACACACCTTGGAAGGACCTTGACGCCCATGTGAAGCAGGTCTTCCTGTATGGCTCGGGCGACGAGGAAATCCCGTTCCGCTACGACGAAGGCGGGCGCGTCTATCAGGTGACCCGCAGCTTCGAGGGCGTGATCCCCAACATGGAGCGCCGCTACCGCGAAACGGATTCGAGTTGGATTCGCGAAGAGTTCGAGCGCTACCAGAATAACCGCAAATGCCATGTCTGCGACGGCTACCGCCTGCGCCCCGAAGCGCTGGCCGTGAAGATCGCCGGACTGCATGTGGGCCAGGTGGTCGAGATGTCGATCCGCGAGGCGTTTGACTGGTGCGAAAGCGTGCCCGCAGCGCTGAGCAAGCAGAAGAACGAGATCGCCCGCGCGATTCTAAAGGAAATCCGCGAGCGGCTGGGGTTCCTGAACAATGTGGGCCTCGAATACCTGACCCTGTCGCGCAACGCAGGCACGCTGTCAGGCGGCGAGAGCCAGCGCATCCGGTTGGCCTCGCAGATCGGCTCTGGCCTGACCGGGGTGCTTTATGTGCTCGACGAGCCGTCGATTGGCCTGCACCAACGCGACAATGACCGGCTGCTGACGACGCTGAAAAATCTGCGCGACCAAGGCAACACGGTGATCGTGGTGGAGCATGACGAAGAGGCGATCCGCGAGGCGGATTATGTCTTCGATATTGGCCCGGGGGCAGGTGTGCATGGCGGCGAGGTTGTGGCCCACGGGACCCCGGCGGAGGTCGCCGCCAGCGGCTCAATCACCGGCGACTACCTGACCGGCGTGCGCGAGATCCCGATTGGCGAGAAGCGCCGCAAGGGCAACAAGAAGAAACTGACCGTGGTCAAGGCGAGCGGCAACAACCTGCAAAACGTCACCGTCGATTTCCCGCTGGGCAAGTTTGTCTGCGTGACCGGCGTGTCCGGCGGGGGCAAGTCCACACTGACCATCGAGACGTTGTTCAAGACTGCTTCCATGACGCTGAACGGCGCGCGGCAGACGCCCGCGCCCTGTGAGACCATCAAAGGCCTGGAGCATCTCGACAAGGTGATCGACATCGACCAGCGCCCGATCGGGCGAACACCGCGCTCGAA
The nucleotide sequence above comes from Litoreibacter ponti. Encoded proteins:
- the lpdA gene encoding dihydrolipoyl dehydrogenase, translated to MAAKSFDMIVIGAGPGGYVAAIRGAQLGLSVAIVEREHMGGICLNWGCIPTKAMLRSSEVFHLMHRAKDFGLKATGIDYDLDAVVKRSRAVAGQLSGGIGHLMKKNKITTVMGEATLTGKGKVSVKTDKDTEELTSKNIVLATGARARELPGLEADGDLVWTYKHALTPKRMPKKLLVIGSGAIGIEFASFYNTLGCDTTVVEVMDRILPVEDAEISAFAKKSFEKQGMKIMEKTMVKQLDRGKGKVTAHIEAGGKVEKVEFDTVISAVGIVGNVENLGLEEQGVKIDRTHVVVDEYCRTGVEGLYAIGDIAGAPWLAHKASHEGVMVAELIVGKNNVHPVRPESIAGCTYCHPQVASVGFTEEKAKEAGYKIKVGRFPFIGNGKAIALGEPEGMVKTIFDEKTGELLGAHMVGAEVTEMIQGYVVGRTLETTEEDLMNTVFPHPTLSEMMHESVLDAYDRAIHF
- a CDS encoding DUF924 family protein, translating into MSTPEEVLAYWLDEQGPEGWYQGGEALDAEIRDLFEPLWHRAMEGSLSLWMTYPSGVLAYLILTDQFPRNMFRDTPKAFASDKLALAVAKCAIGKDWDMTIDPPARQFFYMPLMHSESTTDQDRCVRLFLTRMPESESNLLHAKAHREVIRKFGRFPFRNAALERRTTKPETEFMEQGGYGATVKSIQAAE
- the uvrA gene encoding excinuclease ABC subunit UvrA — encoded protein: MAELKNIEVRGAREHNLKGIDVDIPRDQLVVITGLSGSGKSSLAFDTIYAEGQRRYVESLSAYARQFLDMMEKPDVDHIAGLSPAISIEQKTTSKNPRSTVGTVTEIYDYMRLLFARVGTPYSPATGKPIEAQQVQDMVDRIMAMEEGTRGYLLAPIIRDRKGEYRKEFMELAKQGFQRVKVDGEFYELESPPTLDKKFRHDIDVVVDRIVVREGLETRLADSLRTALDLADGIAILETAPKDAEPERITFSEKFACPVSGFTISEIEPRLFSFNAPFGACPECDGLGVELFFDERLVVPDQTLKLYDGALAPWRKGKSPYFLQTIEAIAKHYEFNKNTPWKDLDAHVKQVFLYGSGDEEIPFRYDEGGRVYQVTRSFEGVIPNMERRYRETDSSWIREEFERYQNNRKCHVCDGYRLRPEALAVKIAGLHVGQVVEMSIREAFDWCESVPAALSKQKNEIARAILKEIRERLGFLNNVGLEYLTLSRNAGTLSGGESQRIRLASQIGSGLTGVLYVLDEPSIGLHQRDNDRLLTTLKNLRDQGNTVIVVEHDEEAIREADYVFDIGPGAGVHGGEVVAHGTPAEVAASGSITGDYLTGVREIPIGEKRRKGNKKKLTVVKASGNNLQNVTVDFPLGKFVCVTGVSGGGKSTLTIETLFKTASMTLNGARQTPAPCETIKGLEHLDKVIDIDQRPIGRTPRSNPATYTGAFTPIRDWFAGLPEAKTRGYKPGRFSFNVKGGRCEACQGDGVIKIEMHFLPDVYVECETCKGARYNRETLEVKFKGKSIADVLDMTVEDAQEFFKAVPSIREKMDALMRVGLGYIKVGQQATTLSGGEAQRVKLSKELAKRSTGRTLYILDEPTTGLHFEDVRKLLEVLHELVEQGNSVIVIEHNLDVVKTADWIIDIGPEGGDGGGTVVATGTPEKVAEVEGSHTGMYLKPMLGAKKKIAAE
- a CDS encoding MFS transporter, encoding MIEVFKSAWALLLGMLLLMVGNGLQGSLMGVRGGIEGFSTFELSLITSAYFIGFLGGSRLAPTFIQRVGHVRVFAALGSVISAVLILYPAIADPWAWMVLRVIFGFAISGVYVTAESWLNNSASNETRGQALSLYMIVQMAGIVAAQGLLNVADPAGYILFVIPSVLVSIAFAPILLSVSPTPSFGATRQMSFRALFKVSPLAVVGMLLLGSVFSAQFGMSAVYGSEAGLSVAQISIFVSSIFIGALVLQYPIGWISDRVDRRMLILVVSALAAGAALVAFLFDSNFTVLLACAFVIGGMTNPLYALLIAYTNDYLEPEDMAGASGGLLFINGLGAIGGPIITGWLMTTIGPKGFWLIILATMAATTLYAAYRMTQRPSAYSDEEDYDAVSYAPVGMGSTAVMVEAAQEYYVETAEEMAEAAEEDTDGGTK
- a CDS encoding SGNH/GDSL hydrolase family protein; the protein is MNNLMRGLLLSLALLGMSASAQAKQDILVIGDSMLEWQKIFNASIPDVLARETERAVDNRAASGAKFYLSGAGTNPRSVIPAQYEAGDWNWVLVNGGANDLLTKCGCRKCDAVLDRLISRDGQRGIVPDLVRKIRADGPRVMMVAYYEGNARRNLFSRCAAPLREMVQRQLKLARAERGIEMVRIKSAINPKNRSHFAIDGIHLSRKGTNRVGILLARTLEMLEKRGS
- a CDS encoding MFS transporter, translated to MDTPARTNWTLVMALLVAGLFSAAQFGKLTLTLPVLQQVYAEGGAFVPVLISIVGMVGIALGAVAGSVVARVGVTRALIGALLAGAALSLVQASLPGIWVFAGLRVLEGVSHLAIVVAAPTLIASVSSEADRPVTMGIWAAFFGIAMAIIAAALPFLLPLGGLPAVFIAHGVGMAVMAVILLPLLPKGLQVEPRPVSYLEEHRIIYSTPKLLIPGAGFVWYTMLYIALLAVLPLALGLPVWVITALPLISIAGTIAGGIIAKRMTPSRLVTIGFALTIAASGLVWVFSAQLWPLFVLFSVMALIPAGSFGAIPYFNESITDRARATGGIAQLGNVGTTLGTPIFVLVFDGAGLGAVCALIAVFCAIGIAATQTLRLRIK